DNA sequence from the Oligoflexus sp. genome:
GCATGACGTAATCCGCAAGCAGTGAATAGAGCGGATACTGAAAGGTGGCCGGACGATTTTTTTCGACAAGGAAATGGCCAATCCAGGCCGGCCCATAGCCGGCGGGGATGGCCGCCAGGCACCAAAGCCCTTGGCCGCTGGCAATCCCACCGAGCAGAAAGCCCAGTGAAGCAAGGCTCCCGCCGTAGTGCAGGGCCCGGCAGTGGCGGTCCTGATGCTGGCTCATGTAAAAAGGCCAAAATTCGGCGAAGCTGGTAATTCGTTTCTCTTTCATTGATGCTCCATGGTAAAACATAAAGATCAACATGATCCATCGCGGAGTAAGACGCATGCAGAGACTTTTCCTGTCTCTCTTCCTTCTGGGATTGGCCTCGTCCTGCAAACATCTCGGTGAAGATTCCAGCGAGAAAATGGTCAAAGGCCAGAAAGTGGATCCCGAAGATCCCATTGCCGCGCACACGGTTTCGATTATGGATCCGGATCCCGAGATTGGTCAATACTGTAGTGCCGTGCTTCTGGCCCGTGATGTGCTTTTAACAGCCGCGCACTGCTTCAATGATAAATCCCGCCGCGCCTATGCTTTCTTCGGTACGGCTTACAATCCGAAGCTGAGTATGAAGCAGCAGCCGCTGATCAAGGTTCGCCGAATCGCGGTGCATACTCAGTACAGTCAGGAGAAGGGTGATAATTACGACAGTAAAATTGCGGATGCCGCGCGTCCTGAGGATCTGGTGAGTCCAGGGCGGCCGCTTTATGATATCGCGCTGGCCTATCTCGATGAGCGTATTCCCGATACGTATCAGCCCACGCCTCTGGCCGGCGGCGCGGTGGATCTGATCAACGGAGAGATCACGACAGCAGGCTTTGGCTGCACGACTACGATCTGCCGCGGCAAGACCAATATTCTGCGGAAAGTTTCGATGCGCTACGTGAAGACTTTTCCCGAAGCCAGCATGGTGGCTCTGACCAGCGGGCAGCGTTCGGGTTCCTGCTCGGGCGACAGCGGTGGGCCTGATTTCATAGACGAGGGTGGCATTTTAAGGGTTTTCGCGCTGGTATCCACCGGACCGGATGCCTGTGAAGCCGGACTCTCAGTGGACACTTTGATTGAACCTTACAAAGGCTGGATCGATCAGGCGATCAGCGCGGTGCGGTCCGGTCGCCGGGGAGCGAGCTATACGCTGACGGAATTCTGAGCCTATTGTTCAACATAATAATTATGACCGCGAAGCTGCCAATTCCCAGAGCCATGATTCCATTCCACACAGCCCATTTCTGAAGACCGAGCTGGGCAATGTTGAGGAAGGGATAAGGATACCAGGAGCGCAGGGCGCCGAGTCCCATGATGACGAAGATATAGGCCAAAGGATAAAGCAGCCAGATCACAAAAAAGCGTTTGCACATCCGTGTCTCGGGACGATCCCAGAGCCAGTCGATGACCAGGAACGAAAACGCGCCGGAATGCAGGAAAATATTGGCCACGCTCGCCGCCGGCGACGAGAAATGAATGAGATGATGCAGAAAGAGCCAGTAGATGCTGGTGGTCATCGACATATAAAGGATCAAGGCCCCGCGGGTGCGATCATAGACGCTGCGTGACAGCGGGCGACCCCGCCAGCGCAAGACGGCATCCACGATGAAAAAGACGGCGACGAGCAGATTGCTCTGATTGGTGAAGTAGGAAAAAAAGTTGAACGCCGAAAAGTCGGCTCGCGTTTCCAGCAGGTGAGACAGCATAATCCCCACCGCCGTGAAGATCAAAACGCTGAGCGCAAGACGCAGAGCACGAAGGATGTTCAAACGTTCTCTCCCTTCATTCGTCACGCAAAGGTTTCAAACGCCGCGCGAAAGACCCATTGGATAATCGTGAGGACGATCGAACCGATAATCGCCGGCAACCAGCCGTTGATAGTAAAACCTGGAATCACAGCCGCGGATATCTTGAGCATGGCACCGTAAAGGATGAACCAGAAGATTCCGAGGGTCACGACAGTCAAAGGCAGTGTCAGGATCGTAAGGATAGGCAGAAGGAAATGATTGGCCACGGCCAGCACCAGCGCCGCCAGCAGAGCCGACACAAAGCCGTTGACCTGCATGCCTTTGATGACATGAGACGTCACCATGAGGGCGGCGGCATTCAAAAGCCAGATGATGAGGCTATGGATCATGGTTGTTTCGGACACGCGCATGCTGAATCTCCTGAAAGGGATACCAGCGCTGACATTCCTGCGTTCCGCGACATTTGTAAAGATGCCTTTTAGGCCGAGTTTCCTCGGCCTTTTCGGTACGAAGACTTACTGGCGTTCCACCTTAACATTACTGCTGACATTGACGCCGATGGCGCTTACAGCCTCGCCTTCGGTCTGGGAACCGACGTTGACGGCCACCATGCTGTCCGCAAGTCGGGCAGCCTGGGCCAGCTTAACCGTCAGCTCCGTCTTCACGTTAACTGTCACAACGATACAGTACCAGCCATTCGAGTTGGTCAGTTCCCAGGTCGGTGTCCCACCGACATTGACGCCCGCATAAAGGAGCGTCAGGGACGGACCTGTGGTCTGGGCCTTGTCGAGCAGAGTCGTGCCGGTGCTGCCGACGCTCACGCTCGCATAAATCTTCCGAACCTTTTCAAAACTGACGGGCGGCTCCTGCCCCCAGGCCTTGGCGCATTTGCCAATGGCATCCTTTTCCTTTTCGGTGGGCGGTTCCAAAACCGCTTTGCCACCATCGACGGAACCTGGACCCACAACCGCGGGATCCATGGCATCACCTGAATTCCCGATGAGGGAGGATTGACCAGAACCTTTGGAACCACTCAGTCCAAGAAAGCCTGCGCTGCCACAGCCGGACAAAAGCCCTGCCGCCAGCACGACGAACGAAACGGTGATGCGCATTGTGTGCCTCCAAACGCTTTATGCGGGATTAAATGCAATTTTCAGGCCTTTTTCCCTTGAAAACAGTGGCTTAAAGAGGATGAAAAAAGCTTTTGATGATCCGGCCTTAGGAATTCTTGCCTAAATCTTTCCGCGCGTTAGTGAGGCTTCGTCTGAACTTTAGGCGGCTTCTGTCAAAAAAAACGCCCCCCGAAGTCCGTGGACGCCGGGGGGCGGAAGTTTGGAAGATGCCTGCCTTTGTTGTAAGGGTTCAGGCGGATGGTACTTGAGTGCTCTTCGAGCTGTTCGGCTTGAAGAGCAGGGAAGCGATGATGGAAACGATCAGGATGCCGCTGATGATCATGAGCGACCAGGAAATCGGGAATTTCCCGTCGAAGGCTTCATTGAGCCAGACCATTTTCAGACCGACGAACATCAGAACGAAAGCCAGGCCGTGTTTCAGGTAATGGAACTTATGCATCACGTTCGCGAGCAAAAAGTACATCGAACGAAGGCCAAGGATCGCGAAGATGTTCGATGTGAAGACGATGAACGGTTCCTTGGTGATCGCGAAGATGGCCGGAATCGAATCGACGGCGAAGATCACATCCGAGAATTCCAGGAACGCGAGGCAGAGAAAGAGCGGAGTCGCCATCAGAACGCCGTTTTTCCGAACGAAGAATTCGGGACCTTCGATCTTCGTGGTGACCGGCAGGAACTTGCGGACAAGCCGCAGCATGGGATTTTTTTCCGGGTCCATTTCCTTGTCACTGGTGAAGAGCATCTTCAGACCCGTGAAGAGGAGCAGCACACCGAAGATCACCACCACCGCATGCCAGGTCATGAGCACCGAGCCGATCGCGATGAAGACGCCGCGGAAGAATAGAGCGCCGAGGATCCCGTAGAAAAGGATGCGATGCTGATACTGCGTTGGAATATTGAAGTAACTGAAGATCACGATAAACACGAATATGTTATCGACCGCCAGCGCTTTTT
Encoded proteins:
- a CDS encoding Pr6Pr family membrane protein, which encodes MNILRALRLALSVLIFTAVGIMLSHLLETRADFSAFNFFSYFTNQSNLLVAVFFIVDAVLRWRGRPLSRSVYDRTRGALILYMSMTTSIYWLFLHHLIHFSSPAASVANIFLHSGAFSFLVIDWLWDRPETRMCKRFFVIWLLYPLAYIFVIMGLGALRSWYPYPFLNIAQLGLQKWAVWNGIMALGIGSFAVIIIMLNNRLRIPSAYSSLPGDRTAPR
- a CDS encoding TerC family protein codes for the protein MQLFPIAEYWWLYLIFLGFVGFMIVLDLGVFHRKAHKISMREAGIWSVVWVSLALLFNWGLMHYAAHSFAGNPRLMAIPGFDPLLASRQVGLEFLTGYVVEKALAVDNIFVFIVIFSYFNIPTQYQHRILFYGILGALFFRGVFIAIGSVLMTWHAVVVIFGVLLLFTGLKMLFTSDKEMDPEKNPMLRLVRKFLPVTTKIEGPEFFVRKNGVLMATPLFLCLAFLEFSDVIFAVDSIPAIFAITKEPFIVFTSNIFAILGLRSMYFLLANVMHKFHYLKHGLAFVLMFVGLKMVWLNEAFDGKFPISWSLMIISGILIVSIIASLLFKPNSSKSTQVPSA
- a CDS encoding DUF962 domain-containing protein — encoded protein: MKEKRITSFAEFWPFYMSQHQDRHCRALHYGGSLASLGFLLGGIASGQGLWCLAAIPAGYGPAWIGHFLVEKNRPATFQYPLYSLLADYVMLFRFLTGRLGPHLARKIS
- a CDS encoding phage holin family protein, coding for MRVSETTMIHSLIIWLLNAAALMVTSHVIKGMQVNGFVSALLAALVLAVANHFLLPILTILTLPLTVVTLGIFWFILYGAMLKISAAVIPGFTINGWLPAIIGSIVLTIIQWVFRAAFETFA
- a CDS encoding S1 family peptidase yields the protein MQRLFLSLFLLGLASSCKHLGEDSSEKMVKGQKVDPEDPIAAHTVSIMDPDPEIGQYCSAVLLARDVLLTAAHCFNDKSRRAYAFFGTAYNPKLSMKQQPLIKVRRIAVHTQYSQEKGDNYDSKIADAARPEDLVSPGRPLYDIALAYLDERIPDTYQPTPLAGGAVDLINGEITTAGFGCTTTICRGKTNILRKVSMRYVKTFPEASMVALTSGQRSGSCSGDSGGPDFIDEGGILRVFALVSTGPDACEAGLSVDTLIEPYKGWIDQAISAVRSGRRGASYTLTEF